In the genome of Leishmania infantum JPCM5 genome chromosome 27, one region contains:
- a CDS encoding putative glycosomal phosphoenolpyruvate carboxykinase, whose amino-acid sequence MAPIIHRNLTAPELVQWALKLEKDTKLSARGALCVLSYAKTGRSPSDKRVADTDDVRENVDWGSVNVKLSEESFAKVKKRAMDFLNSRDHLFIVDCFAGHDERYRLKVRVITTRPYHALFMYNMLIRPTRQELESFGEPEYTIYNAGEHLADPSVPGITSTTSVSLNFKTGEEVILGTEYAGEMKKGILTVMFELMPRQGHLCMHASANVGKKGDVTVFFGLSGTGKTTLSADPNRMLIGDDEHVWTDRGVFNIEGGCYAKAIGLNPKTEEEIYNAVKFGAVAENCTLDKATHEIDFNDESICKNTRVAYPLEHIPGALTHAVAGHPNNVIFLTNDAFGVMPPVARLTPEQAMFWFIMGYTANVPGVEAGSTPVAKPIFSSCFGGPFLVRHATYYGEQLARKMTEHNARVWLLNTGYAGGRADRGAKRMPLKVTRAVIDAIHDGSLDKEQYCVYPGWGLQIPRRCARVPAQLLDPRKAWKDVKAFNETTKELVAMFQASFQKRFAAKASEALKSAVPKYVETAHL is encoded by the coding sequence ATGGCCCCGATCATCCACCGCAACCTCACCGCCCCCGAGCTGGTGCAGTGGGCGCTGAAGCTCGAGAAGGACACGAAGctgagcgcgcgcggcgcgctgtgcgtgctgtCATACGCGAAGACTGGCCGCTCGCCGAGCGACAAGCGTGTGGCGGACACGGATGACGTGCGCGAGAACGTGGACTGGGGCAGTGTAAACGTGAAGCTGAGCGAGGAGTCGTTCGCAAAGGTGAAGAAGCGCGCGATGGACTTCCTGAACTCACGCGACCACCTGTTCATCGTGGATTGCTTCGCCGGGCACGACGAGCGCTATCGCCTGAAGGTGCGCGTGATCACAACGCGGCCGTATCACGCACTGTTCATGTACAACATGCTGATCCGCCCGACACGGCAGGAGCTAGAGAGCTTTGGCGAGCCGGAGTACACGATCTACAACGCCGGCGAGCACTTGGCAGACCCGTCGGTGCCCGGGATCACGTCGACGACGTCTGTGTCGCTAAACTTCAAGAcgggcgaggaggtgatCCTGGGCACGGAGTACGCTGGCGAGATGAAGAAGGGCATACTGACGGTGATGTTCGAGCTGATGCCGCGCCAGGGCCACCTGTGCATGCACGCGTCCGCGAACGTCGGCAAGAAGGGCGACGTGACTGTGTTCTTCGGGCTGAGCGGGACGGGCAAGACGACGCTGTCCGCAGACCCGAACCGGATGCTgatcggcgacgacgagcacGTGTGGACGGACCGCGGCGTGTTCAACATCGAGGGCGGCTGCTACGCGAAGGCGATCGGGCTGAACCcgaagacggaggaggagatctACAACGCTGTGAAGttcggcgccgtggcggagaaCTGCACTCTGGACAAGGCGACGCACGAGATCGACTTCAACGACGAGTCCATCTGCAAGAACACGCGCGTTGCATACCCGCTGGAGCACATCCCCGGCGCGCTGACGCACGCGGTTGCCGGGCACCCGAACAACGTGATCTTCCTGACGAACGACGCGTTCGGCGTGATGCCGCCGGTTGCGCGGCTGACACCGGAGCAGGCGATGTTTTGGTTCATCATGGGGTACACCGCGAACGTGCCCGGCGTGGAGGCAGGCAGCACGCCGGTGGCGAAGCCGATCTTCTCGTCGTGCTTCGGCGGCCCGTTCCTTGTGCGCCACGCGACGTACTATGGGGAGCAGCTGGCAAGGAAGATGACGGAGCACAACGCCCGCGTATGGCTGCTGAACACCGGCTACGCTGGCGGGCGCGCGGACCGCGGCGCGAAGCGGATGCCGCTGAAGGTGACGCGTGCCGTGATCGACGCGATTCACGACGGCAGCCTGGACAAGGAACAGTACTGCGTGTACCCGGGCTGGGGCCTGCAGATcccgaggaggtgcgcgcgcgtgccggcgcagctgctggaccCGCGCAAGGCGTGGAAGGATGTGAAGGCGTTCAACGAGACGACGAAGGAGCTGGTGGCGATGTTCCAGGCGAGCTTCCAGAAGCGCTTtgcggcgaaggcgagcgaggcgctgaagTCTGCCGTGCCGAAGTACGTGGAGACGGCTCATCTGTAG